The genomic segment TGATGGCCTCCAGCTCGTCGATCAGACGCTCCGAGACGCCGGTCTCGAGTTCCTGACGACGGCAGCAGACATCTCACCACCATCCATCTCGGAGGCGTACGTCATCCCGCAGTTCGCCGGCCTGGACTATGCATTCACATCCATCGATGCAGTATACGTCTGGACCCAGGGCGGCTACCAAGTCGCTCGCGACCCGGAGGATTATCCCCTGTTCATCGCTGTTCGCGAGCAGGACGTCGACGCCTGGGAGACATTCTTCGATCGGTTCGGAATCCCGACTGCGGAAGAACGCCAGCCCGCTGAAGACCTTGATTGCGCCATTCAGGTTGTCCTCGAGCCCCGGCCACAGATCGATGCCGAGATGGTCGACGGACGGCCTGTCATTCCGCTTCAGGAAACCGTGGCATTCGCGAACGAGTACTACGCAACCTTTCAGTCTGCCCTCGACATGCTCGGCCGAATGTACGACGACGTCGACACCGATGCGAATTATCGCCGAGAGCCCGCCTGAGCATGAGCCAGGAAGACCGCAGTGACGCGCTCATCCAAGTCCTCGATGAACTGGAGCAGTCAAACATTGGATTCGTCCTCGTTGGTGGATACGCGATCAGTCAGTTCGAGACGCGGTTCTCGACCGACCTCGACCTCGTCATTGCACCAGATGACTACAAGGACGTCGTGGCGTTTCTGGAACAACATGGCTTCGAACGGACAACCGAGTTCGAAGTCCCAGCAGAAGAGACAATCTACAACCGGGAAATCGACTGCTTCGAGCGAACCGAAGGACTGCCCCATCCGGTCGGTGTGGACATTCTCGTGAACGGACTTGGGTGTCGACAAACCGAAGCAGAGTGGTCGTTCGACTATCTATGCACGCACAGCTCCCCGACGACGATTTCAGGCGGGACTCGGTCGACGACTGCACGAGCCGCTGATGGGGAAGTGCTCGTTGCCGCCAAGCTCCATAGTGGCCGGAAAACGGATCTCGCAGATGTCCTTGCTGCGATCCCCTCGATCGACTTAGATCTAGTCGAGACACATCTGCATCGCGGCGATGCTGATGCCCTTCGGGAACAGCTCAGTGACGCACAAGCGTTCATCGAAGAGGGCGGACTCGATCACCGATTCAAGAGCTTGTTCGGCCAATCGTCGGCATCGGCTGAGGACATCGAGATCCTCCTCGAGTTTCTCAAGCGACAACAGAAGTGAGACAGCGGTCACCGCGACAGCAGCAGTACCGGTAGCTGCGAATCCGTTCCCGTAGCTACGGAAGACGGAAAGCGAGTTAGAGCGGTTTGTTGCCGCCTTGAAAAGGCGGAGGCGAACATACGTGAGTGACTCGTCAGACCAAGCTGCAGAACCAGATGGTCTCACACCGGAGCAACGGCTCGACCCACCAAGCACGCGACTCATCAACGCCGGTATCGTGACGATCAACGACATGGAGACGCTGCGAGCCTGCGTCGCCTACGAGAACGCGAATCAGCAACGGGTCCAGATCCTCCGCCGACTCAAACAGCGGGCTACCGAGATCCGCTCTCAGGGCGACTGACGCGACACTCGGAGGTGTCTGTCGGAGCCTCGGTGGGTGGAGGCTCAATCCAAATGAGCGAGCGACCCGAAATCGAGATTCAACAGCAGACCGCGTTCGGTGATGATGGCCAGCTCGAAGTCACAGAGACGAGCGTCGAAACCTCACTCGAGGACTTCGGCGCTGACGTGGATCATCGCGACCGGGATTCACGTCTCGATCGGCCCGAGTCGAGTGAGTTCGGCGTCGACGACCGGCCTGAAGTTGAGCAACCATCCGAGGGTGAACAGTCCAGTCTCTTCGCCGATACAGCCGAGGACCAGCAGACGCTCGCCGGCGACGATGCGGCCGCTCGCTGTCTTTTCGAGGAACAACGATGACACGACTCACCAATTGGACGCGAGAGAGCCGTACTCCAATCCTGGCGTACCGAAATACAGAGACCAACGTTCGAGCAGCCCTGCACCGAGCGCCGGACTCGTACGTGCATAAGTGGCGGGCCGCGATTCTCGTCGACGGCTATTCCGTATGGTCGCGCGGATTCGCGACGAAGGAAGCCACATCACTTCGTGACGAACTCCGAAAGCGCCCTCAGCCTGAACTACCCTGTCCAGAGTGTCCTAACGAAGACGTCGTCGTCGGCCAGAAGAGTGCTGACGGCGCGAAGGTACAACGGTGGTTCGAGTGTCGAGACTGCGGCTACGAAAGCCGCTCAGCAATCGTCTACGGCGCCGAGCGCTAATTCCCCTAGTAGAACAGACAAAGCCTTAGAAAACCGGCGTCGTGAGATCCACCATGGATTGTACAGAGTGCGGTGAGCCGGTCGACGAAACAAAGGATCTCGATGTTCCTGAAACAATCCTTGAGCACGGAACAGCGAAGGTTGACCCATCAAAGTCCAAGGTCACCCAGTTGGATCAGTACGCGGATGAGATTAAGGAACACGTCGAGGCGAAGAACGGCACCGAAGACCTCTTGCCCATCATCAAAGCCATCGAAGATGCGGATAGCTACTGCGTCGGTACAGGCCTCAGCATGGGTGAGAGCCCGGACAAGATAATCTTCTACATTCACTGACCGTTCAGCGAGAGTGCATCAGTCGCCTCGAGTACGCTCGTCCGGCAGAGTTTTTCGACCCCCAAGAGGGGTGCGGGGAATCCAATAACCCGCATTCGACCTATGAAGACGGATTCGACCAACCACCCACGAGCGGCAGTACAGGATGATAGTGAGCAATGCCAGACCAACGCAGACCACGTCGAGTACGTGGGTATGCGCGTCGACGGAACTCCGGTGGTGCTGAAGCTCACAGAGCACGAGCGCCTCTCGCCCGACCGAAGCCTCGACCTCGTCCGACATAGCCCGGCGGGATTCGAGTGGGGCTACACCGGAAGCGGCCCGGCGCAACTCGCCTGTGCGCTCCTCCTCGACTACTTCGACGACGAGAGCGTCGCCCATCAGTACTACATCCAGTTCCGAAATGAGGTGGTGAGTCAGCTCGCGTGTGATGGCCCGGCTGACTGCTGGCATCTCACCGGTGACGACATCGAGGCTGCACTCGGTGAGTTCCAGGACCATCACGCCCTCACGCCGGACGGTGGCGTCGCGTCGACATCGCTGCCGGCGAATTGGAGTGCCGTGAGCCGGACAGATCGGACGGTCTTCCAGCGCCAGGACATCGACCATTACGTCGTTCTCGGTGACGGGAGCGATGAGTGGCTACTCCTGCTCTGTGCGCAGGGCGACCGCGCGTATCCCGCGCCGCTTGACCATCGAACACTTCCGGTTGAGAACGATCCTGCTTCAGCCGTTCAGGCACTCGTCGCTGAGAGTAACGACCTCGTCGAGCCAGAGGAGGACATTTGATGGACGCTCTTCGTCTCTCGCGAACTACCTACCAGCTGATCGAACGGGCTGTCGAGGCACTGGAGCGCATCGGCCGGGAACTCGAGCGATACAACGACCGGCACGAGCGAATAGCGGAGGAAGCCACAGACGAGACGAGTCCCGATGACTCATGACCGGCGAAGCGACGCTCGACGAATTCGAGGCCGAGACATCGTCCGGTGAATCCCGCTCGCCCTCACTTGGAGACCGGCTTCTCAGCCCGATCTCGCCGTCCGTGGGGCTTCGACTGATTCCCGGTCGTGGTGATCCGTTCTATCTACAGAATCGAGGCACTGAGCGGTATCTCTTCTGTGACGAGCACGACCGATGGTTCATACTCCAACCGTCGGCAAAAGCGTCGGAAGAGGCGTTCGTCCGCTGGGTGTATCTCCCAACGGACAAGCCCGAACGGCTGGCGCGGTCGGCGCTTCGTCGACGGACGATGATCGGTTACGACTACGTTCGGCGGTCGACCGCCCCAGACCCGGTCAGAACGACGGTGACCGCGATGTTCGTCACCGAACGCTGGCCCGAGACGACCTACGAGTGTGGGTCCTGCGGGGCGCTGTTCGACACACCACAACAACACGCCCTCCACTGCTGGGAGGCCCATCCGTGGGTGCCGAATCCGGAGCAGGTACGCCGTCGACGTCAGCCCGACGAGTGAGTTCGAGAGTTGAAGACAGGTGTCGGAATCGTCCAGGTGATTAACCAACAACGCTGGATTCTTGGGCAGGGTGTTGGTTAAGAGGTGCTGTTTTTTGCGCCCGTGAGAGGGGCGCAGGGCGCGTGATGAGAGCGTCGTCGCGATAGTTGAGTCCGATTTCGAGGTGACCCAAAATGAAAGATCCAGAATCCAGCACCGTGTTCGCTGGCGTCGACGGACGAACCGACACAGAACTACCCGAGTGGTACCGCCAGAAGAAGAGGGTCAACGATCCAGAGTCCTTCGCCGAAGCGGTTCGCGACCTCCCGCAGGCCGTCGAGACGACCGTGGCCTATCAAAACCCCTACACCGACGAGTGGGTCGAGACGGAGCGCTTCAACGCCCTCGTCGAGCCGGGTCGGGCTCGCGACCAAGCGACGGAGAGCGAGCCTGAAACTGACCCCCTCTTTCACGTCCCGACAGACAGTTACTCGATCATCAATCCGGCCGATGTCTACCAGCCCCTCGAGGACGTCCTTCGCGAGGAGACCATCGAAGACACGTCGCTCGGGGACGTGATGTTCGGCGAGATTCGACGCTACCGGGGCGGTGGCGAGGTCCACATGGACGTGATGTTCGACGGCCTCGAGGTACGCCTCCCGGGCCGCTCGGACCCGATCACGATGGGCGTGACCTCCGGCTACGACTTCTTCGGTGAGCACGCCGTCTACGTGGAGGGATTCGCTCAGGACGGGTACTGCTCGAATTCGATGCGCTCGCTCACCGATAAGGAAGTCATCAAGCACGTCGGGGACATCCGGAACTTCCGGACCTGGTGGGAGGAGCTTCTCGCCCAGGTCGAACTCGTCGCCGACGACCTCTTCGGGTTCATCCGAGATGCGCAGGACATCGACCTCGACTTTTCGGACCTGCCGTTCACCGTCACCGAGTTCTACAGCCTGCTGGGCTTCCCGGACTACCTGGCCGAGCGCGCTGCGAGCGATGCGGAGGCCAACGCGGCCTCACCGATCGAGATCGATATGTGGACGCTCCATTCCGGCGCGACGTACGCACTCACTCACTTCTTCCAGGGCAAGGAGGGCGCGTCGCTGGACGGCTACGTTCGTACGGCCAACGACATCCTGTTCAACCCGGAGGGCACCATCGAGCGCGTCGAACGCGCTTACGAGGAGCAGCTGGAGACAGACGGCGATGACGGGTCCCAGGCGTCACTCGCCGGCGAGCGGGCGCTCGCGAGCATCGAGCGCGTCAACGATGATCTGCAGGAGAAGATCGACCAGTTCGAGGAGCGGGAGGACGCGCTCCGTGAGCGGTTCCAGGACGCAATGAGCTGAAAATCGGAGCGGCGTTCACTGAAACGATCCTCAAATAACAGATTATGTGAGCGGTTCCGGTTCCTCATTATATTCGACTACTAATTCGACATCCTCAGGACCGAGTTCATCGCGTTCCGCTTCCAGCGTCTCAAGAGCGTCTTTAACAGGGAAGAAATCCGGCTTCTCGAGCGCATCTTCTGTCGCCCAGGCGTATCGAATCGTTTGCTCGGAATCGATGAGGAACACGGCACGCTGCGGGACGCGCTCGTGGTTCTCCCATCCGTCATAACAGACATCATACGACTCGGCAACCCGCCCGGAACTATCACTAAGTAACGGGAAATTGAGGCCGTATTCCTCGGCGAATGCTCGGTGGGCGTAGACGCTGTCACCAGAAATTGCCCAGACATCAAGCGCCGGCGTCAGCTGAAACCACTCTGCATCGCGAATCGCACACAGTTCGTTTGTACAAACAGGACTGAAATCAAACGGGTAAAATACCAGCAACGCAGCCCGATTATTGGCAGTTGTCTCATCCAAGCTGTACTCGGTTTGTTCTCCGTCACGGAGACCTGGAAGAGTAAACGACGGTGCAGACGCTCCCTGGTTTATCATGTGTCACAGTAGCACACGAAGAAAGGATAGTCTTGGGGCTAACACCCCCACCTGAATGGAGGAGCCTCAGATGTGGGATGAAATTCACTGGAGTCCGTACGTCAGGAGTTCGCCGTCGCCCACTCAAGAAGGGGTTCTAATCTCGAACAAATCTCATCCCCCTCGTCAGTTAGCGCGTATTCGACGCGTGGCGGAATTTCGTTGTACTGCGTCCGTGAGACGAGTCCTGCCTCCTCGAACTCAGTGAGGCGTTTCGAGATCGTCGACGTGCTCGCAGTCGGAAGATGATCTTCGATTTCCGCGAACCGCAGTGAGTCGTGTGCGCCGATGATGCTGACGAGTTGCATCGCGTATTTTCGGCTCAACGTGTCGATAACTCCTGTGAGCGGGCAGTAGCACGTCCCCTCAACATCACACGTGGGCGCCGATGAAGTAGTATCTGCCATAGCTTCGTGGCCTCCAACCTACTCCATAGCTTCGGACTCTGGAGTATAAGAACTTCCCATCGTAAAGTATCAGTATAGATGACTCACACCTCCGACTATGATCTCGTGATCCTCGGCGGCGGAGCCGCTGCCTTCGCCGCCATCACCGAAGCGAGCCGGAGAGATCTCTCGACGGCGATGGTGAACACCGGCCTGCCGATCGGCGGGACCTGCGTGAACGTCGGCTGTGTCCCGAGTAAGCATCTACTCGCCGTCGCCGAGAGTGGCGCTGCAGCGTCGGAGAATCCCTTCGACGCCGTCACATATCCCGAAGAGCCGACTGTCGACTGGGCCGACGCACTCGACGGCACCAACGAACTCGTCGAGCGGTTCCGGCAGGAGAACTACGTCGACGTCGCCGAGCACTTCGAGACCGACATCTACGAGGGCTACGGCCAGCTGATGGACGACACGACCATTGAGGTCGTCGACGGCGCCGACGAGGGCGCGCACATTACTGGGAAGAAGGCGCTCGTCGCGACGGGCAGTTCACCGTGGGCGCCGCCCATCGACGGCCTCGACGACGTCGACTACTACACGAGCGAGACCATCCTCGAGGGGCGCGACCTCCCCGAGAGCATCGTGATCCTTGGTGGCGGATACATCGCGCTGGAGTGGGGCCAGATCCTCCACCGTGTCGGCGTCGACGTAACCATTCTCCAGCGCTCCGGTCACGTGCTCTCAGATATGGAAGGTCAGCTCGGCCGGGAGATGCAACGAGCCTTCAATGAGGAGGGAATCGATGTCGTGACCAGTAACGACTTCCAGCAGGTTCAGGATGTGGCTACCGACAGTGGTGCTGACCCTGGTCAGAAGGGCGTCGCTGTGGAGACTGTCATCGAGGGCGAGGAGCAAGCGTTCACCGCAGAGACGTTATTCGTCGCAACCGGCGTCCAGCCCAACAGTGAGAACATCGGCTTGGAAGCAGTCGGCGTCGAGACCGAATCCGATGGCGCGATTCGCGTCGACGAGCATTTCCAGACGACCAATTCCGACATCTACGCGGCGGGGGACGTGATCGGCGAGCCCGAACTGGAGACGGTCGCCGCCAAGGAGGGCAATCACGCCGTCAAGAACGCCTTCGGCAACGAGGGCGTCAGCATCGACTACGATGCAGTCCCCGCAGTCGTGTTCACCAGTCCCGAGGTAGCAGTCGTTGGGACAACTGAACGTGAATATATGGACGAACACGGTACCTGTTCCTGCCGGACGGTTCAGATGGAAGATGTCCCTCGGGCAAAGGCCGTCAAGAACACGGATGGACTCGTCCAGGTGGTGAAGCACCACGAGACCGACGGGATTGTTGGCGTCCACATGGTCGGCCCCCGCGCCGCCGACATGATCATGGAAGCCACGCTGGCGGTGAATTTCGGTCTCACCGTTGACGACATCATCAATACTGTCCACCCGTTCCCAACGTTCTCCGAGGCGTTCAAACACGCCTGTCAGGCGTTCCGTCGGAATACGTCCAAAATGAGCTGCTGTATCGAGTGAGCGTCAGTCCTCGGTCGAGAACACATCGTCGAGCGTGCCGCTCTCGCCTAATTCGATGAGGGCACGGTTCAGGAGTTCGCGAACCATGAACTCCTCGTAATGCTGGGTGTCGCAGTACTCGCAAGGCTTCATTTCGCGGGCAACCGCCTCAATCTCGGTACCGTGGTCCGCATACAACGTCTCGATGAGGGCAGTCAATTCTTCGGACGCGGTAGACTGCGCCTGCGCGAGGTTATTGTCGGCGCCTTCCGGAAGATCGTAGGAGAAGACTCGCGTGTTCGACTTGTAGTACTTCCGTGTCCCTCCACCAGCCTCTTCCAGACGAGCGATTTCCACCATCCCCGCATCCTTCAGGACGTTCACATGGTGACGCACTGTCGTCTCGGCCTTCTCCTCGCCGCGACGGTGCAACTCGTCGTGGATCTCCTCGATCGTCATTTCATCGGTCGCGAGCATATCGAGGATCTTCGCCCGAACGTCGTTCTCCAGTGCCTTCGCTTTCTCCGGATCCGTCGTCACGACTTCACGGATCGGCACGTCGGATTCGAGGAGCGCCATTCTTGTGAGGACGTAGGGGAACGACGATAGTAAGAGTAACGCCACACACTCGACAGCAGTCTTAGTTATTCGATACCGCTATAACTCTAGTCGTAATGGTTATCCACTTCGCTGGGTAACTAGCGACCACAATGGGAACGACACAGGAACAATTCAACGTCGGGGGGATGTCCTGCTCGTTCTGTGCCGAGAGCATCAAGAAGGCCTACAGCCGGACCGACGGCGTCGAGGACGTCGACGTGAGTCTCGCCCACGAGGAGGTCCTCGTTCAGTATGACGACGACCGCCTGAGCGAGGTCGAGGTGAAGGACACGCTTCGGGAACTCGGCTATACCATCCGCGACCCGGACAAAGCGAAACGATACGAGCAACAGCAGGCCGAGCTCGCCGACGGCAAGCGCCGCCTCCTGCTCGCCGGCGGCGCATCCATCGTCGTTGCTGTGCTGATGGGCTGGATGATCCTCGTGATGGGGCGCTTCGAGTCAGCGTCGCTCGCGATGGACCTCGTGACTCTCGGGCTGGCGCTCGGGACGATGTTCGGCCCAGGACGATACATCAAACAGAAAGCTTACCAGAGCCTGCGCCGGGGGATCTTCAACCAGCACGTCCTCCTGGAAGCGGGCTCGTTCGCCGGGCTCGTCGGCGGACTGCTCGGCCTGTTCGTCTTCCCGAGCTTCCCGACCGTCCACTTCTTCGCCGTCTCCGTGTTCATCACCACCTACCACATCCTCTCGGAGTACACCAGCCTCATCGTCCGCACTCGGGCCTCCCAAGCCGTCCAGAGCCTCCTCGATCTCCAACCCGACACGGCACGCCGAGTCACCGACGACGGCGATGTCGAGGAAGTCCCGATCGACGACCTCGACGTTGGCCATCGCGTCCGCGTCAAGCCCGGCGAGAACATCCCCGTCGACGGCACCGTCGTCGAGGGCGAATCGACGGTCGACGAGTCGGTCGCTACCGGCGAGTCCATCCCCGAGAAGAAGTCCGAAGGCGACGAGGTGATCGGCGGCAGCGTCAACGAGACCGGGACGCTGCTCATCGAGGTAACTGCAACGGGCGAGGACGCGTTCCTGAACCAGGTGGCCCGCGAAATCGAGGAAGCACGCGCTATGAAGCCCGGCATCATTCAGCTCGCCGACCACGTCCTCAAGTACTTCGTCCCAGGCGTCTTGACGATTTCCGCGCTCTCGTTCCTCTTCTGGGTGGTCGCACCGCTTGCGTGGGGTGCAGCCCCCAACGTCCAGCGCGGGGCGTTCGCAGCGCTGGCGGTCCTCGTGCTCGGCTATCCATGTGCCCTCGGGATGGCGACACCGCTCGCGCTAATTCGGGGCGGCGGGAAGGCCGCTGACCGAGGCATCCTGATGCGCTCCGGTGACGCCTTCCAGATTTTCCCCGACGTCGACCACATCGTGCTGGACAAGACTGGCACGATCACCG from the Natronomonas gomsonensis genome contains:
- a CDS encoding helix-turn-helix domain-containing protein; translated protein: MYEVCGEKELKVILALDQGDSISGVARKIDENRETIRRVMNRIEEAGYVAYDDGLQLVDQTLRDAGLEFLTTAADISPPSISEAYVIPQFAGLDYAFTSIDAVYVWTQGGYQVARDPEDYPLFIAVREQDVDAWETFFDRFGIPTAEERQPAEDLDCAIQVVLEPRPQIDAEMVDGRPVIPLQETVAFANEYYATFQSALDMLGRMYDDVDTDANYRREPA
- a CDS encoding nucleotidyltransferase family protein, whose translation is MSQEDRSDALIQVLDELEQSNIGFVLVGGYAISQFETRFSTDLDLVIAPDDYKDVVAFLEQHGFERTTEFEVPAEETIYNREIDCFERTEGLPHPVGVDILVNGLGCRQTEAEWSFDYLCTHSSPTTISGGTRSTTARAADGEVLVAAKLHSGRKTDLADVLAAIPSIDLDLVETHLHRGDADALREQLSDAQAFIEEGGLDHRFKSLFGQSSASAEDIEILLEFLKRQQK
- a CDS encoding DUF7568 family protein, with the translated sequence MTRLTNWTRESRTPILAYRNTETNVRAALHRAPDSYVHKWRAAILVDGYSVWSRGFATKEATSLRDELRKRPQPELPCPECPNEDVVVGQKSADGAKVQRWFECRDCGYESRSAIVYGAER
- a CDS encoding DUF6166 domain-containing protein, with the translated sequence MKTDSTNHPRAAVQDDSEQCQTNADHVEYVGMRVDGTPVVLKLTEHERLSPDRSLDLVRHSPAGFEWGYTGSGPAQLACALLLDYFDDESVAHQYYIQFRNEVVSQLACDGPADCWHLTGDDIEAALGEFQDHHALTPDGGVASTSLPANWSAVSRTDRTVFQRQDIDHYVVLGDGSDEWLLLLCAQGDRAYPAPLDHRTLPVENDPASAVQALVAESNDLVEPEEDI
- a CDS encoding peroxiredoxin; the encoded protein is MINQGASAPSFTLPGLRDGEQTEYSLDETTANNRAALLVFYPFDFSPVCTNELCAIRDAEWFQLTPALDVWAISGDSVYAHRAFAEEYGLNFPLLSDSSGRVAESYDVCYDGWENHERVPQRAVFLIDSEQTIRYAWATEDALEKPDFFPVKDALETLEAERDELGPEDVELVVEYNEEPEPLT
- a CDS encoding winged helix-turn-helix transcriptional regulator, which translates into the protein MADTTSSAPTCDVEGTCYCPLTGVIDTLSRKYAMQLVSIIGAHDSLRFAEIEDHLPTASTSTISKRLTEFEEAGLVSRTQYNEIPPRVEYALTDEGDEICSRLEPLLEWATANS
- the merA gene encoding mercury(II) reductase codes for the protein MTHTSDYDLVILGGGAAAFAAITEASRRDLSTAMVNTGLPIGGTCVNVGCVPSKHLLAVAESGAAASENPFDAVTYPEEPTVDWADALDGTNELVERFRQENYVDVAEHFETDIYEGYGQLMDDTTIEVVDGADEGAHITGKKALVATGSSPWAPPIDGLDDVDYYTSETILEGRDLPESIVILGGGYIALEWGQILHRVGVDVTILQRSGHVLSDMEGQLGREMQRAFNEEGIDVVTSNDFQQVQDVATDSGADPGQKGVAVETVIEGEEQAFTAETLFVATGVQPNSENIGLEAVGVETESDGAIRVDEHFQTTNSDIYAAGDVIGEPELETVAAKEGNHAVKNAFGNEGVSIDYDAVPAVVFTSPEVAVVGTTEREYMDEHGTCSCRTVQMEDVPRAKAVKNTDGLVQVVKHHETDGIVGVHMVGPRAADMIMEATLAVNFGLTVDDIINTVHPFPTFSEAFKHACQAFRRNTSKMSCCIE
- a CDS encoding ArsR/SmtB family transcription factor, with product MALLESDVPIREVVTTDPEKAKALENDVRAKILDMLATDEMTIEEIHDELHRRGEEKAETTVRHHVNVLKDAGMVEIARLEEAGGGTRKYYKSNTRVFSYDLPEGADNNLAQAQSTASEELTALIETLYADHGTEIEAVAREMKPCEYCDTQHYEEFMVRELLNRALIELGESGTLDDVFSTED
- a CDS encoding heavy metal translocating P-type ATPase, whose protein sequence is MGTTQEQFNVGGMSCSFCAESIKKAYSRTDGVEDVDVSLAHEEVLVQYDDDRLSEVEVKDTLRELGYTIRDPDKAKRYEQQQAELADGKRRLLLAGGASIVVAVLMGWMILVMGRFESASLAMDLVTLGLALGTMFGPGRYIKQKAYQSLRRGIFNQHVLLEAGSFAGLVGGLLGLFVFPSFPTVHFFAVSVFITTYHILSEYTSLIVRTRASQAVQSLLDLQPDTARRVTDDGDVEEVPIDDLDVGHRVRVKPGENIPVDGTVVEGESTVDESVATGESIPEKKSEGDEVIGGSVNETGTLLIEVTATGEDAFLNQVAREIEEARAMKPGIIQLADHVLKYFVPGVLTISALSFLFWVVAPLAWGAAPNVQRGAFAALAVLVLGYPCALGMATPLALIRGGGKAADRGILMRSGDAFQIFPDVDHIVLDKTGTITVGEPAVSEVVAFGADEVDVLTTAASAETFSEHPLADAILEAADEQGFEYGDPDAFDSVTGKGVRVTVASDDVLVGKPGWLSDEGIDLSKGDADIERLQGRGLTVAGVVRGGDLIGLIGIGDEVKSDAAATVQRMTEVGITPVMITGDNERTANAVAEEVGIDRVMADVLPDEKREEIGRLQDEGYRVAMVGDGINDAPALTQADIGIAIGAGTDIAIESADIVLMGDRLGGVMDAYEIGKESYRKTRQNLATALAFNGIGVAAATTGLVHPVFAMLAMVLSVSAVLANSFAGQLLSGEGVNTEFASTNARTVT